A window from Alkalicoccobacillus plakortidis encodes these proteins:
- a CDS encoding GNAT family N-acetyltransferase: MKSKEHMELLLKEKAEIYHKDEGENHVIMYVETDDFVFVDYLFVSKKARGQGLGKQLLEKLKAKEKPIILEVEPIDYEETDTVKRNRFYAREGFTHAQSVGYRKKSLATNKVNELEILYWSPTDESEHSIYEKMKHTYENIHTYKDQDLYGQSYDDVDQAVTFKKSVGEIEKAPNG, translated from the coding sequence ATGAAGTCGAAAGAACACATGGAGCTACTATTAAAGGAAAAAGCAGAGATTTACCATAAAGACGAAGGGGAAAATCATGTTATAATGTATGTAGAGACAGATGATTTTGTATTTGTTGATTATTTATTTGTTTCTAAAAAGGCTCGTGGACAAGGTTTAGGTAAACAGCTGTTAGAAAAGCTTAAGGCTAAAGAAAAGCCAATTATTTTAGAGGTTGAGCCTATTGATTATGAAGAGACAGACACAGTTAAGCGTAATCGGTTTTATGCTCGGGAAGGTTTTACTCATGCTCAATCTGTAGGGTATCGAAAAAAATCATTGGCAACGAATAAGGTTAATGAGCTTGAGATCTTGTACTGGTCACCAACAGATGAGTCAGAGCATAGTATTTATGAAAAGATGAAACATACCTATGAGAATATTCACACATATAAGGATCAGGATTTATATGGACAATCATATGATGATGTTGACCAAGCTGTAACCTTTAAAAAATCTGTAGGAGAAATAGAAAAAGCGCCTAACGGCTAA
- a CDS encoding putative glycoside hydrolase, producing the protein MWKQTVTAVAVGVAVFGITSEVQAESDAEHVAQELEHKLSGIKTFTLPDRLARFVHSSDRQFDYPEDGVKGIYVTGNSAGGERFNTLVNMLNDTELNSMVIDIKEDNGHLTYRPDEDSPFYDIAQNYISDPEKMFDVLEENNIYPIARIVVFKDSVLAEERPDLSFTDNGKVWKNGRGEAFVNPFLEEVWEYNVDIAEEAAKMGFQEIQFDYVRFPEGFENRDEDLEYDTGKYEGGDGDNIHRRVNAVNDFVAYANEELSAYDVDVSVDIFGYAATVEYAPGIGQSFLGISDNVDVISSMIYPSHWTSYFGIDKPDLHPYEMSKEYAKVENALLDELEDGPISRPWLQDFTASYLPDGDWQTYGKEQVEDQIRGLKEEGITEFLLWDASNRYSQGVNYSP; encoded by the coding sequence TTGTGGAAACAAACAGTAACAGCAGTAGCTGTAGGTGTAGCCGTTTTCGGTATAACTTCTGAAGTGCAGGCGGAATCAGATGCGGAACATGTGGCCCAGGAGCTTGAACACAAACTATCAGGTATTAAAACCTTTACTCTTCCTGATCGATTAGCACGTTTTGTACATAGCTCAGATCGCCAATTTGATTATCCAGAGGACGGAGTAAAGGGAATTTACGTGACTGGAAATTCAGCAGGTGGTGAACGATTTAACACGCTTGTTAATATGTTAAATGATACAGAACTTAACTCAATGGTTATTGATATTAAAGAAGACAATGGTCATCTTACGTATCGACCGGATGAAGATTCTCCTTTTTATGATATTGCCCAGAATTACATAAGTGATCCAGAAAAAATGTTTGATGTATTAGAAGAAAATAATATCTACCCAATTGCAAGAATCGTTGTTTTTAAAGATTCAGTGCTAGCTGAGGAACGACCTGATTTGTCATTTACAGATAACGGTAAGGTTTGGAAAAATGGGCGTGGAGAAGCATTTGTGAATCCGTTTCTTGAAGAGGTATGGGAGTACAATGTGGATATAGCTGAAGAAGCAGCCAAAATGGGATTCCAGGAAATTCAATTCGACTATGTCCGTTTTCCAGAAGGCTTTGAAAATCGAGACGAAGATCTTGAGTATGATACTGGGAAATATGAAGGTGGAGATGGCGATAATATTCACCGGAGAGTTAATGCTGTAAATGATTTTGTTGCATACGCAAATGAAGAGTTAAGTGCCTATGATGTCGATGTATCCGTTGATATTTTTGGCTATGCAGCAACGGTTGAGTATGCACCAGGTATTGGACAAAGCTTTTTAGGGATCTCCGACAATGTAGATGTTATTTCATCTATGATTTACCCAAGTCACTGGACATCATATTTTGGAATAGATAAGCCCGATCTTCATCCATATGAGATGTCGAAAGAATATGCAAAGGTCGAAAATGCACTACTTGACGAGTTAGAGGATGGGCCGATCTCTCGTCCATGGCTTCAGGATTTCACAGCAAGTTACCTGCCTGATGGAGATTGGCAGACATATGGAAAAGAACAAGTGGAAGATCAAATAAGAGGATTAAAAGAAGAAGGCATTACTGAATTCCTTTTATGGGATGCGAGCAACAGGTATAGTCAAGGCGTTAACTATTCACCTTAA
- a CDS encoding helix-turn-helix domain-containing protein, with amino-acid sequence MYISLPELADYLGLPLAYIKGQVASGNIKAIHNGEEYVVSKNHFESYKKQIELKRKAIELELNEPIPEDWDAKDED; translated from the coding sequence ATGTACATATCATTACCAGAACTAGCGGATTATCTAGGTTTGCCATTGGCATACATTAAAGGTCAAGTTGCTTCAGGAAACATTAAAGCTATTCATAATGGGGAAGAATATGTCGTAAGTAAAAATCATTTTGAATCGTACAAAAAACAAATTGAATTAAAGCGGAAAGCGATTGAACTAGAATTAAATGAACCGATCCCTGAGGATTGGGATGCAAAAGATGAAGATTAA
- the trhA gene encoding PAQR family membrane homeostasis protein TrhA: protein MAATHVFSKDEELANAITHGIGALISIACLTLLIVFASLYGNVWHIVSFSIYGTSMLILYASSTLVHSFPPGKAKDLFEILDHSAIYLFIAGTYTPILFIVVQGVLGWTLFGIIWGIATLGIVFKIFFVKKFLVISTVFYLLMGWMAMFAIKPIVMTLPLQGTLFLIGGGVLYSLGTVFYIWRGFKFHHAVWHLFVLGGTILHFFLVIKYILPIQ, encoded by the coding sequence TTGGCAGCTACACATGTCTTCTCTAAAGATGAAGAATTGGCAAATGCAATTACACATGGTATTGGAGCTTTAATTAGTATTGCTTGTTTAACGTTATTAATTGTTTTTGCGAGTCTCTACGGCAATGTTTGGCATATCGTTAGTTTTTCGATCTACGGAACGTCCATGCTCATATTGTATGCGTCATCGACATTGGTACACAGCTTTCCTCCTGGAAAAGCAAAGGATTTATTCGAAATACTTGATCATTCAGCGATCTACCTATTTATTGCTGGTACCTATACTCCCATTTTGTTCATTGTTGTTCAAGGGGTTTTAGGATGGACTCTTTTTGGGATCATATGGGGTATTGCAACGTTAGGTATTGTCTTTAAAATATTCTTTGTGAAAAAGTTTTTAGTGATATCAACCGTTTTCTACTTATTAATGGGATGGATGGCGATGTTTGCGATTAAACCCATTGTCATGACTCTACCTTTACAAGGAACACTTTTTTTAATAGGTGGGGGAGTCCTTTATAGTCTTGGTACTGTTTTTTATATCTGGAGGGGTTTTAAGTTCCACCATGCAGTTTGGCACCTATTTGTACTAGGAGGAACCATTCTACATTTCTTTTTAGTCATAAAATATATCCTGCCTATTCAATAG
- a CDS encoding HD domain-containing protein, with amino-acid sequence MRDVTLVQIFDHPITQKYVKRSGMAHAIACAYHAFKLSLEHNVNPDMAAKAALLHDIGHYTWYRNGKWDYSLYKENDIHAIKGAERAHKLLIRLGEHPKSAKEIALAVLLHTDSYLPHGELHLKPLQKVVHLADEADEEPSGGHHYRVIDDKKARTMLAKLDQQIDDELNKLTLDELNSPS; translated from the coding sequence ATGAGAGATGTAACACTTGTCCAAATTTTTGATCATCCTATTACACAAAAATACGTCAAACGTTCAGGTATGGCACATGCTATTGCTTGTGCGTATCATGCGTTTAAACTTTCTCTTGAACATAACGTGAATCCAGATATGGCTGCTAAAGCTGCCCTCTTGCATGATATTGGTCATTACACATGGTATCGTAACGGCAAATGGGACTACTCATTATACAAAGAGAATGATATACACGCCATAAAAGGAGCAGAGCGAGCGCACAAACTTCTTATTAGACTTGGTGAGCATCCGAAATCAGCAAAAGAAATTGCTTTAGCCGTGTTATTGCATACCGATTCCTACCTACCTCATGGTGAGCTTCACCTTAAACCATTACAAAAGGTGGTCCATTTAGCTGATGAAGCTGACGAGGAACCGAGTGGAGGACATCATTATCGTGTAATTGATGACAAAAAAGCTCGTACCATGCTTGCGAAGCTTGATCAACAAATTGATGATGAATTAAATAAATTAACACTAGACGAACTCAATTCTCCTTCTTGA
- a CDS encoding TlpA disulfide reductase family protein: MKVYYSFYLRFVVALMIVLWIHMPVEAMANHSTGTQLESLAGSKHSLEDYQGKKAVVHFFATWCHPCQEEMPYIVSFSDRIEQNGVPFIPIHLTKLDSDLSQLQSFLTHYQASFDPWLDRSGGMMNQYHVVGIPTTLFLDENGNVEQRIDGMLPIDQAESFISRIKKEN; the protein is encoded by the coding sequence ATGAAGGTTTATTATTCATTTTATTTACGTTTTGTTGTTGCACTTATGATTGTACTTTGGATTCATATGCCAGTGGAAGCAATGGCTAATCATTCAACAGGTACTCAATTGGAAAGTCTAGCAGGGAGCAAACATTCGTTGGAGGATTATCAAGGGAAAAAAGCAGTTGTTCATTTTTTTGCGACCTGGTGTCACCCATGCCAGGAGGAGATGCCGTATATTGTTTCATTCTCAGATCGTATCGAGCAGAATGGTGTACCTTTTATTCCAATTCACTTAACCAAACTAGATTCAGATCTGTCGCAGCTACAGAGTTTCCTTACTCATTATCAGGCGTCATTTGATCCGTGGCTTGATCGTTCAGGCGGCATGATGAATCAATATCATGTGGTCGGAATTCCAACCACATTATTTTTAGATGAAAACGGCAATGTTGAGCAAAGAATTGATGGGATGCTACCTATTGATCAAGCAGAATCATTTATCAGCCGTATCAAGAAGGAGAATTGA